One genomic segment of Bradyrhizobium prioriisuperbiae includes these proteins:
- a CDS encoding amidohydrolase family protein, translated as MGFLSTLGLRPPGPPRPAAGGRFRIDGVTVINPMHGRHINASLQIADGVIADISDVRSEQSADFAGCFALPGLVDMHVHLPPDNALKLTRHAALSYLAHGITSVREAGDLDGTSVDAARRLAREGVYPVPRVISCGPFVGAGKPTFRNTILLPDDSDAAADAAAISVKATGAGFMKFYDGLTRRMIDALARACARHGLKTMGHVPAALSYEDAGIAEVQHFFGVPKPQTLERETLLNRSCDWHAVDEQRMDAIVTATLKQGIANTPTIVTNYCMLSYRDFAASAREARAQHVPPFYLDVIWHPERGRFNNRLSRDYLERQVVPAIAKKQQLAKKLFDAGAQLYLGTDVAQPFILPGVSLHQEMTLFAEAGIGIEAVWKLATRDAGERLGVPGLGRIAAGAPADILLFRRDPTQSLDNLASLEAVISAGRLYRLADLKRALDTSQAYFQSPLIRPLARRGAERALASALRGR; from the coding sequence ATGGGTTTTCTTTCCACCCTCGGGCTTCGTCCGCCTGGTCCTCCGCGGCCTGCCGCAGGAGGGCGCTTTCGCATCGATGGCGTGACGGTCATCAATCCGATGCACGGCCGCCACATCAACGCGAGCCTGCAAATCGCTGATGGAGTGATCGCCGATATCTCGGATGTGCGATCCGAACAATCTGCCGACTTCGCCGGCTGTTTCGCCTTGCCCGGCCTGGTCGACATGCATGTCCACCTGCCGCCCGACAATGCCTTGAAACTGACCCGGCATGCGGCGCTGTCCTATCTCGCCCACGGCATCACCAGTGTGCGCGAGGCCGGCGACCTCGACGGCACGTCGGTCGACGCCGCGCGACGGCTCGCCCGCGAAGGCGTTTATCCGGTGCCGCGCGTGATCTCCTGCGGACCCTTTGTCGGCGCCGGCAAGCCGACCTTCCGCAACACCATTTTGCTGCCCGACGACAGCGACGCTGCGGCGGATGCAGCTGCGATCAGCGTCAAGGCAACCGGCGCGGGCTTCATGAAATTCTACGATGGTTTGACCAGGCGGATGATCGACGCGCTGGCGCGCGCCTGCGCGCGTCATGGCTTGAAAACCATGGGCCATGTGCCGGCCGCGTTATCTTACGAAGATGCGGGGATCGCCGAGGTGCAGCATTTCTTTGGTGTGCCGAAGCCGCAAACCCTGGAGCGCGAAACGCTGCTCAATCGCTCCTGCGATTGGCATGCGGTGGACGAGCAGCGGATGGATGCGATTGTCACGGCAACGCTCAAGCAAGGCATCGCCAACACTCCGACCATCGTCACCAATTACTGCATGCTCAGCTATCGGGATTTTGCGGCGTCCGCCCGCGAGGCGCGGGCGCAGCACGTTCCCCCCTTTTATCTGGATGTGATCTGGCATCCCGAGCGCGGCCGGTTCAACAACCGCCTGTCGCGCGATTATCTGGAGCGGCAGGTCGTCCCGGCCATCGCGAAGAAGCAGCAGCTCGCCAAAAAACTGTTCGACGCCGGTGCGCAGCTTTATCTCGGCACCGACGTGGCGCAGCCCTTCATCCTTCCCGGCGTCAGCCTGCACCAGGAAATGACGCTGTTTGCGGAGGCCGGAATCGGCATCGAGGCGGTCTGGAAACTGGCGACGCGCGATGCCGGCGAGCGTCTCGGTGTGCCGGGTCTCGGCCGCATCGCGGCCGGCGCGCCCGCCGATATCCTGCTGTTCCGGCGTGATCCGACGCAATCTCTCGATAACCTCGCCAGCCTCGAGGCGGTGATCTCAGCGGGACGGCTCTATCGTCTCGCGGATCTCAAACGCGCGCTGGATACAAGCCAGGCCTACTTCCAGTCGCCGCTGATCAGGCCGCTCGCCCGTCGTGGCGCGGAGAGGGCGCTGGCGAGTGCCCTGCGCGGCAGGTGA